Within Bdellovibrionales bacterium, the genomic segment AAACTAAGCGTCGATTGTGTTGTCGACAATCTTCTCAGTTGCTGAGCGATGTTTGGTCCGTGTGGCCGTTCTGCGCACTTCCACAGGTTCATAAGCAAAGCTCAGCCAATTGTAGATTTTAAGACCCGCCTGATTTAAATCTTCGCTCAAAGCACTGGCTCGATTTGATAAAATTGCGTACATGATCAAAGTTGGAATTGCCATCACGAGTCCATAGGCAGTCGCATTCATCGCCTCTGAAATTCCAGAAGAGAGAACTGCTGTCTTTTCTGGACCAGCCTTGTCGCCCACTGCAGAAAAGGAAGTTATCATCCCCGTAACCGTCCCCAAAAGTCCTGTGAGCGTGCCCACATTTGCCAACATCGGAAGAAAGGAGGTCCGCTTCTCAATCCGAGCGTTCTCTGCTAATAGCGCCTCGTCCATCTTTCCCTGAATCTCATCCCTGCCTCCGAGATTCATTGCAGCCTGAAGCCCATTCAGCACAGCTCCCGCCAAAGGCTGTTGGGCCAGCTCCCTCTCGGCCAACTGACATGCCTCACTGAGCTGACCTCGCCGAATCAGGGATTCAAATCCAGCTGCAAAAGCCCTCTGGTTGCTCTTTCTTCGAAAATAGAGATAGCTCACTCGCTCAATGATAATCGCGGTCGCAGCCACTTGAACCGCCAAAATCAGCCACATCCAAGTGCCGCCCTGTACAAATGCTTCTGAAATACCTGCAAAGAATTTCATCGCCACTCCCCAAACAAGTTTAATGTTTATGATCTGTGGCTGTGCTCCCTAAGATCGCACAAATCTCCCCCCTCAAACCCAGTTCCCACAGGCCCCCATTTGTTCAATTATGGGTATTGAATTTTTTTCTCGTCAAGGTCTTGTTGAGAAATGTACTGCGTCTTAAAAAATAAGCTTCACAATCAGTTCATTTTTTTTAATCAGCATTTTTTAAACGCACGGCGTTTATTCATGTAAGAAAGGATAGGTCATCACATCCGTAGAGGAACGGGATAGACAGATTTGTCCCAGTATTAATATCACTATTCGGTATTTATTTTTCAGTACTTAGAATCGGTCCCCTTTAGCGGCAGACCGATCGAGTGAGACCCAAACAAAAAGTCTGTTAGAGGCCCCGATTCACTCGCCTTGCAGTTCCTTGAAGCCTTCGGCTCACTTTTCTCGCCTTCTTTACCGACTTCGCAACCCGTCTTGAGCGCTCTCTGCTACCAGCATCACCCTTCACAACTTCAGCTGAAGTTGCCTCAGGAAGCTCGAAATCTACGAACTGAATATATGCCATTTCCGCCTTATCTCCAGCACGAGACCCTAACTTGATGATCCTCGTGTACCCTCCAGGCCGAGTCTTAAATCGAACTGACAGATCACCCACGATCGTCTTCACAGCCTCCTCATTAGGATAACGTGATAGCAACAATCGCCGTGAATAAAGTGTGCCGCCCTTGCCTATCGTAATCGCCCTCTCGACGTGGCGCCGAAGTTCCTTTGCTTTTGGCAAGGTAGTCTTGATCCTACCGTGTTTAACTAAACTCGAAACTAAACCTCTCAATAGTGCAATCCGAGGTCCTTGTTTACGCCCAAAAGTATGCTTATCAACATTATGTCTCATCTCTTACTCCGAAAAAAATTTACCCCAGCCTTACAATTACGCAACTGGAGCCCGTGGACCGCCACTGGCTGGAGCAGCTGGCGGCTTTGGAGGACTGTTTGGATCCCATCCAACTGGCGGCCACCCGTCAATCTTCATTCCCAGGCCCAACCCCATGGTTGTCAATATTTCCTTAATCTCATTCAATGATTTGCGACCAAAGTTCTTGGTCTTCAACATCTCAGCTTCGCTCTTACACACCAACTCGCCAATATACCTAATATTAGCGTTCTTCAAACAGTTGGCACTCCGAACCGACAACTCTAAGTCATCAACCGACCTAAATAAATTATCATTCAATTGAGACGAGAGCACTTCTATCTGCTCGCTCACTGGCTCAATATTCTCATCAAAGGTAACAAAGACCTGCAACTGCTCTTTTAGAATCTTTGATCCAAGAGCAACCGCCTCCTCTGGCTTCAAAGAACCATCGGTCCAGACTTCGAAACTCAAAGAATCATAGTCTGTCCGCTGGCCAACTCGGGCTGCTGATACACTGTAGTTTACCCGACGAATCGGACTATGAATGGCGTCGACAGAAATGAAACCCAAGGGCAAATCCTTACCGGCCTCCCCTGCCTCCCGATAACCACGTTCATAACTAATAACTAATTCAGCTTCAAACTTTGCGTCCCTTCCAAGAGTAGCAATGTGCTGTTCTGGATTCAAAACCTCGACTTGTTCATTAAATTCGATGTCGGCGGCAGTTACCACTCCTGGCCCCTGCTTAACCACACGCACCGTCTTTGGCTCGGCATCAAACTGTCGAAATCGAACCTCCTTTAGATTCAAAATAATATCAGTCACGTCTTCCAAAACCTCTGGAATTGTACTGAACTCATGAAGAACTCCCTCAAACCGAACGGCTGACACCGCAGAACCCATCATGGAACTGAGCAACACCCTCCTCAGCGAATTCCCCAGAGTCACACCATAGCCTCTCTCGAGGGGCCGAATCACGAACTTACCGTAGCTGTCGCTTAAGCTCTCCTTATCGACTTCAAATCCCGCGGGCTTAATTAGATCGCGCCAAAATTTAAAATAATGCGGTTGCATATCGAGTTCACCCACAGCCAAACCTACCTTTCTCTAAACATCTTCAAAAAATAGCAAAGATGTCCCAACGAAACCAATCTAAATTCTTCTTCTTTTCGGAGGACGACATCCATTATGCGGAACTGGAGTTATATCACGCAAGGAAGAAACTCTCAAACCGCTCGCAGCAATGGCCCGAACAGCGGGTTCGCGACCAGCTCCAGGACCCTTAATGAAAACATCAACGGACTTCATCCCCGCATCCACTGCCTTCTTAGAAGCCTCCTGAGCCGCCATCTGGGCCGCAAATGGAGTGCCTTTTCGACTTCCCTTGAAACCAAGCATACCCGCTGTGGACCAACAAACTACATTGCCAACACCATCGGTGATAGTGACCACTGTATTCCCGAATCCCGCGGTAACATAACAACGACCACTGGGGACATTCCTCTTGATCTTTTTTCGAGGTGCAGATCCCTGTGTTTGATTTTGCTGTTGATTCGTTGCCATCTATAATACCTCTTTAAACTATTTTTTTCTTGTTTGCGACCGTCTTCTTAGGACCCTTTCGAGTGCGAGCATTCTGCCGAGTGCTCTGTCCTCGAACCGGCAATCCCTTCTTATGGCGAATCCCACGGTAGCAGCCAAGATCCATCAATCGCTTGATCGACATTCCTACTTCACGCCGCAGATCCCCTTCAACTTTGAAGCTAGAATCCATGATAGATCGGAGTTTTGCCAAATGCTCGTCCGTCAGGTCATCAGTCCTTAACCTAATATCAAAGCCCGACTTCTCCATGATCTTCGCAGCTCTTACGCGGCCAATTCCATAAACATAAGTCAAGGCCACTTCCAGCCTCTTCCCTCTTGGTAAATCGACACCAGCAATACGCGCCATCTTTTATCCCTGTCTCTGCTTGTGCTTGGGATTATCACAAATAATTCTGATAACTCCCTTACGTTTTATGATCTTGCA encodes:
- the rpsK gene encoding 30S ribosomal protein S11 — its product is MATNQQQNQTQGSAPRKKIKRNVPSGRCYVTAGFGNTVVTITDGVGNVVCWSTAGMLGFKGSRKGTPFAAQMAAQEASKKAVDAGMKSVDVFIKGPGAGREPAVRAIAASGLRVSSLRDITPVPHNGCRPPKRRRI
- a CDS encoding DNA-directed RNA polymerase subunit alpha, whose translation is MQPHYFKFWRDLIKPAGFEVDKESLSDSYGKFVIRPLERGYGVTLGNSLRRVLLSSMMGSAVSAVRFEGVLHEFSTIPEVLEDVTDIILNLKEVRFRQFDAEPKTVRVVKQGPGVVTAADIEFNEQVEVLNPEQHIATLGRDAKFEAELVISYERGYREAGEAGKDLPLGFISVDAIHSPIRRVNYSVSAARVGQRTDYDSLSFEVWTDGSLKPEEAVALGSKILKEQLQVFVTFDENIEPVSEQIEVLSSQLNDNLFRSVDDLELSVRSANCLKNANIRYIGELVCKSEAEMLKTKNFGRKSLNEIKEILTTMGLGLGMKIDGWPPVGWDPNSPPKPPAAPASGGPRAPVA
- the rpmJ gene encoding 50S ribosomal protein L36, which produces MKVRASVKKICKKCKIIKRKGVIRIICDNPKHKQRQG
- the rplQ gene encoding 50S ribosomal protein L17; this encodes MRHNVDKHTFGRKQGPRIALLRGLVSSLVKHGRIKTTLPKAKELRRHVERAITIGKGGTLYSRRLLLSRYPNEEAVKTIVGDLSVRFKTRPGGYTRIIKLGSRAGDKAEMAYIQFVDFELPEATSAEVVKGDAGSRERSRRVAKSVKKARKVSRRLQGTARRVNRGL
- the rpsM gene encoding 30S ribosomal protein S13, whose amino-acid sequence is MARIAGVDLPRGKRLEVALTYVYGIGRVRAAKIMEKSGFDIRLRTDDLTDEHLAKLRSIMDSSFKVEGDLRREVGMSIKRLMDLGCYRGIRHKKGLPVRGQSTRQNARTRKGPKKTVANKKKIV
- a CDS encoding MotA/TolQ/ExbB proton channel family protein → MKFFAGISEAFVQGGTWMWLILAVQVAATAIIIERVSYLYFRRKSNQRAFAAGFESLIRRGQLSEACQLAERELAQQPLAGAVLNGLQAAMNLGGRDEIQGKMDEALLAENARIEKRTSFLPMLANVGTLTGLLGTVTGMITSFSAVGDKAGPEKTAVLSSGISEAMNATAYGLVMAIPTLIMYAILSNRASALSEDLNQAGLKIYNWLSFAYEPVEVRRTATRTKHRSATEKIVDNTIDA